From Pyrenophora tritici-repentis strain M4 chromosome 1, whole genome shotgun sequence, the proteins below share one genomic window:
- a CDS encoding Pex2-Pex12 multi-domain protein, which yields MEFLPALQHGIDDLKPSLFELLSEQQLASLLPPSLRYLLAVSTHRYPRYLLPILNSFDEVYALLMLLVERHFLRTYGGSFTENFYGLKRARVLKVKGGEIPRAQLGASDSVREAVKLGSGDVWKNLAVLVGLPWLKRKFDEGYDVHAAHANLLGPGYNRDREGLRAGASIKERLMYYYKWFLRNIYPSINAAYYFSLLVFNMAYLFDGTKYHSPFMWLIGSRIRRLGEVDHRAIEIATAPRKVGPARPGEGGSIFSPRNIARSVQPRLLSSLKILLPTSIFALKFLEWWHASDFARQLSRKAAENIELPPPILPSLPPSAKQLAAKQAHASEKGRPTSSSSNKSQSANPPISSKTLLPILTVTQPSSSTLCPICVTPIITPTASPTGFVYCYTCIHRWVEGEHDRQVAFMEGTAGLRSGDGEAEDEGWGREEGSREGRWESGKGRDPVTGRRVLGGTEALRRVVV from the coding sequence ATGGAGTTCCTGCCTGCCCTCCAGCACGGCATAGACGACCTCAAGCCCTCCCTCTTCGAACTCCTTTCCGAACAACAGCTCGCATCGCTCCTGCCCCCATCGCTCCGCTATCTCCTGGCCGTCTCCACACATCGGTACCCACGATACCTGCTCCCCATCCTCAATTCATTCGATGAGGTGTACGCGCTGCTTATGCTGCTCGTCGAGCGCCACTTTTTGCGCACATACGGGGGCTCCTTTACCGAGAACTTCTACGGCCTCAAGCGCGCTCGCGTGCTAAAAGTAAAAGGCGGCGAGATTCCCCGCGCACAGCTCGGTGCAAGCGACAGCGTCCGAGAGGCGGTCAAACTAGGCAGTGGCGATGTGTGGAAGAATCTGGCGGTACTGGTGGGCCTGCCGTGGTTGAAGAGGAAGTTTGACGAGGGCTACGACGTGCACGCCGCCCATGCCAACCTTCTCGGCCCAGGCTACAACCGCGATAGAGAGGGCTTGAGGGCGGGAGCGAGCATCAAAGAGAGGCTGATGTACTACTACAAGTGGTTTCTGCGGAATATCTACCCCAGCATAAATGCGGCCTACTACTTTTCCCTGCTGGTCTTCAACATGGCCTATCTGTTCGATGGGACCAAGTACCACTCGCCCTTTATGTGGCTAATCGGGTCGAGGATAAGGAGGTTGGGCGAGGTGGATCACAGGGCGATTGAGATTGCAACGGCGCCTAGGAAAGTTGGACCAGCACGGCCTGGAGAGGGAGGGTCTATCTTCTCCCCAAGGAATATTGCACGAAGTGTTCAGCCGCGTTTGCTCAGTTCGCTCAAGATTCTTCTACCAACCAGCATCTTCGCGCTCAAGTTCCTGGAGTGGTGGCATGCCTCAGATTTCGCCCGACAATTGTCGAGGAAAGCAGCCGAGAACATTGAACTACCGCCACCGATACTGCCTTCGCTTCCGCCATCTGCGAAACAACTGGCAGCAAAACAAGCTCATGCATCTGAGAAAGGACGACCTACATCATCGTCATCCAATAAGTCTCAGTCCGCGAATCCCCCAATATCCTCGAAAACACTCCTTCCCATCCTGACCGTAACCCAACCATCATCATCCACGCTCTGCCCCATCTGTGTAACGCCCATCATAACTCCAACAGCGTCGCCAACGGGCTTCGTATATTGCTACACGTGTATACATCGATGGGTGGAAGGCGAGCATGACCGCCAGGTTGCCTTCATGGAGGGCACTGCTGGACTTAGGTCTGGAGACGGAGAAGCAGAAGATGAGGGTTGGGGCAGAGAAGAGGGCAGTCGAGAGGGAAGATGGGAAAGCGGAAAGGGCAGGGATCCCGTGACCGGAAGGAGAGTGCTTGGCGGAACAGAGGCTTTGAGAAGGGTGGTTGTCTAG
- a CDS encoding Aes, Esterase-lipase, translated as MVLNIDQEFLAAVSPMLGTLAGVQKPGLHDVKGRREFFARMNSNRNPQVAKGVELKIYHIPTPDGYQLPIYHFRVHPKEEATKNPAVFHIHGGGLISISAADVVDGVSEQVLLTGVQVFSVDYRLAPENPYPTPLEDCWTGLTWMFAQAEKFNLDTTSIAVMGESAGGNLSAALTLLARDRQMTPPFSRQILIYPMLDDRNTLKAIGQIPIWDEIDNLTGWTAYLGREPGGSDVPMFAAPARVENVDGLPPLYIEVSQLDLYLFEDLEYASKFLRAGIETELHVYPGVPHGFDGVAPSHTMSKLAKENRLRH; from the exons ATGGTTCTCAACATTGACCAGGAATTCCTTGCTGCAGTATCGCCGATGCTGGGCACGCTTGCCGGAGTACAGAAACCAGGACTACATGACGTCAAGGGTCGAAGAGAGTTCTTCGCCAGGATGAACTCGAACCGCAATCCACAGGTTGCTAAGGGTGTCGAGTTGAAGATATACCACATCCCAACCCCCGATGGCTACCAGCTCCCAATCTACCATTTCAGAGTACACCCCAAAGAAGAAGCAACAAAAAACCCTGCAGTTTTCCATATTCATGGAGGCGGCCTCATCTCCATCAGCGCTGCAGATGTGGTCGATGGCGTTTCTGAGCAAGTTCTTCTTACTGGAGTGCAGGTGTTCTCTGTTGACTACCGGCTTGCACCAGAGAACCCATATCCGACGCCTCTGGAAGATTGCTGGACTGGATTGACTTGGATGTTCGCCCAAGCCGAAAAGTTCAATCTTGACACAACGTCCATTGCGGTGATGGGTGAGAGTGCCGGTGGAAACCTCTCTGCAGCGCTTACACTGCTGGCTCGAGACCGACAAATGACGCCGCCATTCTCTCGACAAATTCTGATCTACCCAATGCTGGACGATCGAAACACGCTTAAGGCGATTGGTCAAATACCTATCTGGGACGAAATCGACAATCTCACAGGATGGACAGCCTACCTTGGACGTGAGCCAGGCGGCAGCGATGTGCCAATGTTTGCTGCTCCCGCTCGGGTCGAGAATGTAGACGGGTTACCACCACTCTATATAGAAGTTAGCCAGCTTGATTTGTACCTGTTCGAGGATTTAGAGTATGCCAGCAAGTTTTTGCGCGCTGGAATTGAAACGGAGCTGCACGTTTACCCGGGTGTGCCACATGGATTCGATGGGGTTGCACCCAGCCACACGATGTCCAAGTTGGCAAAGGAAAATCGTTTGAGG CACTAA
- a CDS encoding Dimer-Tnp-hAT domain containing protein codes for MPAKRTRVNALEIATTSKRPRVAARHRGTASQPVLVDTRPFSPSPPPPPLSPRQALVAAPQAPNFEATLRESRAEETIIPPPEGSEHATVAASGAASEAVDEGFVWVEDKYDGFNWSRYPKHCKPPTSLSNRASWVYSHGYRIALRSNVAKVTWICHYCYKHKFTTVGRGIHDVSQSPSAPARHLGEDKKGHGLKPPSKRTTVAPRKETLLERALQKGCSQAVANELTNFNIQEFRLAAVTWLVENNLPLSQFESSSFRNMIQLASVEAERALWASHNSVSRYVIRLYNYLLPKVVASLSESMSKVHISFDGWTTKGGKRGYLGIVAHYVDSSGELRDLPIALPQLTGAHTGEAMAEVVMAIFKQFEITVGKLGYFVLDNAHNNNTTINTLALQMGFSATERRLRCGPHTLNLIGQMLLWGEEKESYDNEETERVNEAENMATWRGDGPLGVLLAVINYIKTPQQYALFEKYQKLAIRDQPVNAPTEQHKIKEPVKPVVTRWNSYVSCFERAVELQLAVNGYANYHIQKIETEDAYARSRNNKLPAAPDWMRSDGINAHDWQVIAEYIDVLRPLKQATKRLEGRGKSGAFGAIAEVIPVFEYLLGVYEDRLQSYEDVIHDEHTESPEDHLAINLRAALVKAREYYNKLDLSPAYYAATILHPRYKSYLDAAWADKPDWLESSNRKFQHLWAEYKSLPKPRLRPKVRHNDIDDAINSFIEPAGLTENEEDEYEAWKRSEPIASEGVDPIKYWVGLRDRYPSLSKFAIDMLSIPGSSCECERLFSELGDLLEPRRRSISPQLLAAIQCDRRWIRAGFGSGEVPVKEAISDEEMDAKYGVHKWDIS; via the coding sequence atgccagcaaaaagaacacgcgttaatgctctagaaatcgcgacaacttcgaagcgccctagagtcgcagcgcgtcatcgcgggactgccagccaacctgtgctagtcgatactcggccattctcaccatctccacctcctccaccgctgtcgccgcgtcaagctctcgtcgccgcgccacaagcaccaaattttgaagcgaccctccgagagtcgcgcgccgaagagacaatcatcccaccacctgagggcagcgagcatgccactgttgcagcttcaggagcagctagcgaggctgtcgacgagggtttcgtatgggtagaggacaaatacgacggctttaattggagtcgctacccaaagcactgcaagccgcccacatcactttcgaaccgagcaagctgggtatacagccatggctatcgcatcgccttgcgcagcaacgtcgcaaaagtcacgtggatctgccactattgctataagcacaagttcactactgttggccgtggcatacatgacgtctcgcagtctccatcagcgccagcacgtcatctcggagaagacaagaaaggtcatggcttgaagcctccaagtaagcgcactaccgtcgctcctcggaaagaaactctcctcgaacgcgcccttcagaagggctgctctcaggctgttgccaacgagcttaccaacttcaatatacaagagtttaggcttgcggccgtcacctggctcgtcgaaaacaacctcccactctcacaattcgaatcatcgtcttttcgcaatatgatacaattagctagcgtagaggcagaacgagccctgtgggcatctcataacagcgtctcacgatacgttatacgcctgtacaactacctgttaccaaaggttgtcgcaagcctttcagaatcaatgagcaaagtccatataagctttgacggatggacgacaaaaggtggcaagcgcggttacttaggtatcgtcgcccactacgttgatagctctggcgagctcagggacttgcctattgcgctcccacaactgacaggtgcccacaccggcgaggccatggctgaggtcgtgatggcaatattcaagcagttcgaaatcactgtgggcaagctcggttacttcgtcctcgacaacgcacataacaacaacaccacgatcaacactctcgccttgcagatgggcttcagcgctaccgagcgtcgccttcgctgcggtcctcatacgcttaatctcattggccagatgctactctggggtgaggagaaagagtcctacgacaacgaggagactgagcgcgtgaacgaagctgagaacatggctacttggcgaggcgatggaccattgggagtgcttctcgcggttatcaactacatcaaaacaccacaacagtacgctctttttgagaagtatcagaagctcgctattagggaccagcctgtcaacgcgccaacagaacagcacaaaatcaaggagcccgtcaagccagttgttactcgctggaactcttacgtttcgtgttttgagcgcgctgttgagttgcaattagcggttaatgggtacgccaactaccatattcagaagattgaaactgaagacgcgtacgcccgaagtcgtaacaacaagctgcctgcagcgccggattggatgaggtccgatgggatcaatgcccatgactggcaggtgattgctgagtatattgatgtgctcaggccactgaaacaagctacaaaacggcttgaaggccgcggcaaaagcggtgcttttggagcaatcgctgaggttattccagtatttgaatacttacttggagtctatgaggaccgcttgcaaagctatgaagacgtcattcacgatgagcatacagagtcacccgaagaccaccttgctatcaacctccgcgctgccctagttaaagcccgcgagtactacaacaagctcgacctctcgccagcttactatgctgctacaatccttcatcctcgctacaaaagctaccttgacgcagcgtgggcggataagcctgattggctagagagcagcaaccgcaagtttcaacatttgtgggcggagtacaaaagcttaccgaagccgcgcttacgccccaaagtcaggcacaatgatatagacgacgctatcaacagctttattgagcctgcagggcttacggagaacgaggaggatgaatatgaggcttggaaacgcagcgaaccgatcgctagcgagggcgtcgaccctataaaatactgggtaggactccgcgatcgctaccccagccttagcaaatttgctatcgacatgctatcaatcccaggctcaagctgtgagtgtgagcgcttattcagcgagctgggtgacctcctcgagccccgtcggcgcagcatttctccgcaacttctagcagcaatacagtgcgatcgacgatggataagagctggatttggcagtggtgaggtgcctgtaaaggaggctatcagcgatgaggagatggacgcgaaatacggtgtacataagtgggatattagctga
- a CDS encoding NorM, Na+-driven multidrug efflux pump has protein sequence MSTSVPERGHQSTSWKKHSHLSRKEKDTVRDEERSLLRDNHIIPPKHPRAGREGPFDRVRTKLSIPGLRRVKSTSDEESAIGTPDERTALLGASRGDPSQPYGGLDTPKTIHRTWNEAVAAGKINTTWQRETKVLAKSSAPMILTFLLQYSLPVASIFTVGHIGKTELGAVSLASMTASITGYAIYQGLATSLDTLCAQAYGSGRPHLVGLQLQRALCFLMVVTIPISLVWAFGEQILSHLGPEKETARLAGLYLKVLIAGAPGYAAFECGKRYVQAQGIFSATMYILLICAPLNAFLNWFMVWHLGWGFIGAPIAVSVTENILPLLLFLYIRYVDGYQCWGGFDKRALRNWMPMIKLALPGLIMVLAEFLAFEILTLSSSWLGPTALAAQSVLGTVAGITFQIPFPISVAVSTRVANLIGATLSVPAKTAAKVSIFAAVLVGTFNFSMLYLFRQSIPRLFTPNEEVIEMVATLLPLCAAFQVVDAVAACCNGILRGLGRQEIGGYVALFAYYLVALPISFFTGFGSPHWGLWGLWSGPAFALCIVAAIEGVFIWRTNWDQAVEAAKLRNAAS, from the exons ATGTCTACCAGCGTGCCCGAGCGGGGCCACCAATCTACGTCATGGAAGAAGCACAGTCACCTATCAAGGAAAGAGAAGGATACCGTCCGCGATGAGGAACGGAGTTTACTCCGAGACAACCACATAATCCCGCCGAAACATCCCCGAGCCGGACGGGAAGGCCCATTTGATCGCGTACGAACCAAGCTTTCAATACCAGGGCTACGCAGAGTGAAAAGCACATCGGACGAAGAAAGTGCCATCGGGACGCCAGACGAGCGAACAGCCCTGCTGGGGGCATCCAGAGGCGATCCCAGCCAACCATACGGCGGCTTGGATACCCCCAAGACCATCCACAGGACGTGGAATGAAGCCGTAGCCGCTGGCAAAATCAACACAACATGGCAGCGAGAAACCAAAGTTCTAGCCAAGAGCTCTGCGCCTATGATTCTGACTTTCCTACTGCAATACAGTCTACCAGTTGCTAGTATCTTCACCGTCGGACACATCGGCAAGACTGAACTCGGAGCGGTGAGTCTGGCCAGCATGACTGCTTCAATCACGGGCTATGCGATATATCAAGGCTTAGCCACTTCACTCGATACACTGTGCGCCCAAGCCTACGGGTCCGGCCGTCCGCACCTCGTGGGCTTACAACTCCAACGTGCGCTATGCTTCTTGATGGTCGTCACAATCCCCATCTCACTCGTCTGGGCTTTCGGCGAACAAATCCTGTCGCATCTCGGTCCGGAGAAGGAGACAGCTCGCCTCGCCGGTCTGTACCTCAAGGTGCTCATCGCGGGTGCACCTGGCTACGCAGCGTTTGAGTGTGGAAAGCGGTACGTCCAAGCGCAAGGCATCTTCAGCGCAACCATGTACATTCTCCTCATCTGTGCGCCACTCAACGCCTTCCTGAACTGGTTTATGGTGTGGCACCTAGGCTGGGGATTCATCGGCGCCCCGATTGCCGTGTCCGTGACTGAGAATATTCTCCCgctcctcctcttcctctaCATCCGCTACGTCGACGGCTACCAGTGCTGGGGCGGCTTCGACAAGCGCGCGCTGAGGAATTGGATGCCGATGATTAAACTCGCACTTCCGGGACTCATCATGGTACTAGCGGAGTTCCTAGCCTTTGAGATACTCACTTTAAGCTCAAGCTGGTTGGGCCCAACTGCTCTCGCCGCACAAAGCGTACTCGGTACCGTTGCTGGTATAACGTTCCAGATCCCGTTCCCCATCAGTGTCGCTGTCTCCACACGTGTGGCTAATCTCATCGGCGCTACACTTTCTGTTCCGGCGAAGACGGCGGCTAAAGTCTCCATCTTCGCTGCTGTCCTCGTTGGTACTTTTAACTTTTCCATGCTGTATCTTTTCCGCCAATCTATTCCCCGCCTCTTCACTCCCAACGAGGAAGTCATCGAAATGGTGGCTACGCTACTGCCGCTCTGCGCTGCCTTCCAAGTTGTCGACGCTGTTGCTGCTTGCTGCAATGGTATACTGCGTGGACTTGGTCGACAGGAAATCGGCGGTTACGTCGCTTTGTTCGCTTACTATCTTGTTGCTCTTCCCATCAGCTTCTTCACTGGGTTTGGGTCGCCGCATTGGGGTTTGTGGGGTCTTTGGAGT GGACCGGCTTTTGCGTTGTGTATTGTTGCGGCTATTGAGGGTGTTTTTATTTGGCGGACGAATTGGGATCAGGCGGTTGAGGCGGCTAAGCTGCGGAATGCGGCAAGTTAG
- a CDS encoding leupeptin-inactivating enzyme 1 precursor → MKISSGLALAGAAQTWAAVTPRPMVSEAIQAEIKTEKLMGNLEAFDDIAKANGGNRAFGLPGYAASVDYMLAKTQNTHFKTWTQDFPALFNQISSISFSVSNTSYRVIGLSYSPSTTSEGLTLPLVLGASGPEGCTNEAYENLDVAGKIVLVQRGSCPDGTTLAGRMKPAAAAGASAVIIYASDTANVTGGTLSNPNPAYVSTGYINLSDAEPLVARLQAGEAVTAYFQQTQTVETRITQNVFTETKDGDPTNVIMLGAHLDSVQAGAGINDDGSGSTLILEIAKALRRFNVKNKVRFAWWGAEENGLLGSKYYTQNLLPSEANNILTYLNFDMVSRGYFGVFDGDGSSFNLSGAAGSAAIEQLFVKHFEKEGVPVTPARFTGGSDYQSFMNIGKPVGGLHTGTGVAQDPCYHQACDTIDNPNPETLTINAKAAAHVLSILAMRGEEIIPKSPVNTSMVTKSGIMGVETVWTVPEEGEMHLATCGHDV, encoded by the exons ATGAAGATTTCAAGTGGTCTCGCCCTTGCAGGTGCTGCGCAAACATGGGCGGCTGTTACCCCAAGGCCTATGGTGTCTGAAGCCATCCAGGCTGAGATCAAGACGGAGAA GCTCATGGGCAACCTCGAAGCTTTTGACGACATAGCCAAAGCAAATGGTGGAAACCGAGCTTTCGGTCTGCCTGGTTATGCAGCATCTGTCGACTACATGCTGGCAAAAACCCAAAACACGCATTTCAAGACATGGACACAGGACTTCCCCGCCCTGTTCAACCAAATCAGCTCCATCTCATTCAGTGTGAGCAACACTTCATACCGCGTCATCGGGTTATCCTACTCGCCATCCACAACATCAGAAGGCTTGACTCTCCCGCTCGTCCTAGGTGCCTCGGGCCCAGAAGGTTGCACCAACGAAGCCTACGAGAACCTCGACGTTGCCGGCAAGATCGTCCTCGTACAACGAGGATCCTGTCCCGACGGAACCACACTGGCCGGACGCATGAAGCCCGCCGCAGCCGCTGGCGCCTCCGCAGTCATCATCTACGCCAGCGACACAGCAAACGTAACCGGCGGCACGCTCTCCAACCCCAACCCAGCCTACGTATCAACCGGCTACATCAACCTCTCCGACGCGGAACCTCTCGTCGCCCGCCTCCAAGCCGGCGAAGCCGTAACCGCCTACTTCCAGCAAACGCAAACCGTCGAAACCCGTATCACGCAAAACGTCTTCACCGAGACAAAAGACGGCGACCCCACAAACGTAATCATGCTCGGCGCCCACCTCGACAGCGTGCAAGCCGGCGCAGGCATCAACGACGACGGCAGCGGCAGCACGCTCATCCTCGAAATCGCAAAGGCCCTCCGCCGCTTCAACGTCAAAAACAAGGTCCGCTTCGCGTGGTGGGGCGCCGAAGAAAACGGCCTGCTAGGTTCGAAATACTACACGCAAAACCTGCTCCCTAGCGAGGCAAACAACATCCTAACCTATCTCAACTTCGACATGGTGTCGCGCGGTTACTTTGGCGTGTTTGATGGCGACGGTAGCTCGTTCAATCTCTCTGGTGCAGCTGGCTCAGCGGCGATTGAACAGTTATTCGTTAAGCACTTCGAAAAGGAAGGTGTACCAGTTACACCCGCGAGGTTCACCGGTGGCAGCGATTACCAGAGTTTCATGAACATTGGTAAACCCGTTGGTGGACTACATACCGGTACGGGGGTAGCGCAGGACCCATGTTATCACCAAGCTTGCGATACCATTGATAACCCGAACCCGGAGACGTTGACGATTAATGCAAAG GCTGCGGCGCATGTGCTTTCTATCCTGGCTATGAGGGGAGAAGAGATTATTCCCAAGAGCCCGGTTAATACGAGTATGGTTACGAAGAGTGGGATTATGGGTGTTGAGACTGTTTGGACGGTGCCGGAGGAGGGGGAGATGCATCTTGCGACTTGTGGACATGATGTTTAA
- a CDS encoding Dimer-Tnp-hAT domain containing protein, with product MPVAKEQVGDVPEGLVPAIKLEPPPGFEQDEWEQLTDGFACEADEIDGILDQRGSGGSRKGRPINLSVPYTGSLSGSARAIAQRERKALFDKEEKVLESVRTADRSAKYQLKKSLLQQPKYKLANSARQAKLLEKEWDILSEKRFTQKKSVAKDILAIPIAQVGVERVFNVAKDVIGSRRHRLSARTIQQIMVLKDTISQEEEQGLDYLVAQLGEDGEPIDEVNDLFELPASLEHTFDIDEENQTTEEESEEEVQEERQLPPRKRQRPQRYRDN from the exons atgcctgtcgcgaaagagcaagtcggcgacgtacctgaaggcctagttccagccatcaaactTGAACCTCCGCCTGGGTTCGAACAAGATGAGTGGGAGCAGCTTACCGAT GGATTTGCGTGTGAAGCTGACGAGATTGACGGTATCTTAGATCAAAGAGGTAGTGGGGGTTCacgaaaaggccgacctaTCAATTTGAGCGTCCCCTATACTGGCTCTCTGAGTGGTAGCGCCCGTGCTATTGCTCAACGTGAACGCAAAGCTCTTTTCgataaagaggagaaggtacTTGAAAGCGTTAGAACAGCCGACCGCTCCGCGAAGTACCAACTGAAGAAATCGCTTTTGCAACAGCCTAAGTATAAATTAGCAAATAGTGCTAGACAGGCTAAGCTGCTAGAGAAAGAGTGGGATATACTTTCAGAGAAGCGGTTTACCCAGAAAAAGTCTG TGGcgaaggatatactagcaATACCAATTGCTCAGGTTGGGGTTGAAAGAGTTTTCAATGTTGCTAAGGATGTTATTGGTAGTCGGAGGCACCGACTATCTGCCCGGACAATACAGCAGATAATGGTTCTTAAGGATACAATATctcaagaggaagaacaGGGTCTAGACTACCTAGTTGCTCAATTAGGGGAGGATGGAGAGCCAATTGACGAGGTTAATGATCTTTTTGAGCTTCCAGCCTCGTTAGAGCATACCTTCGATATAGATGAGGAGAACCAGActacagaagaagagtcggaggaagaggtccaggaggagcgtcaattgccacctcgaaagcgccagcgtcctCAGCGCTACCGTGATAATTAG
- a CDS encoding HHT1, Histones H3 and H4, with amino-acid sequence MARTKPRPKVTGKAGRGGPDGKTVTGGKPAQKALASKARRQVAGKSTRKAPVAVKKKRKFKAGTVALREIKRYQRGFELLLRKLPFSRVVREFAQVHKADIRFQRSAIEALQEATEAFLVGYFEDCNINAIHAKRVTIQEKDSQLARRYFARELLAFL; translated from the exons ATGGCAAGGACAAAACCACGGCCTAAGGTCACCGGTAAAGCCGGCCGGGGTGGTCCTGATGGCAAGACAGTTACTGGCGGCAAGCCGGCTCAGAAGGCCCTTGCTAGTAAGGCTAGACGTCAAGTAGCAGGAAAGTCTACGCGAAAGGCACCTGTAGCTgttaagaagaagcgcaagtttaAGGCAGGCA CTGTCGCATTACGGGAAATCAAGAGATACCAGAGAGGTTTTGAACTACTCTTGCGAAAACTCCCCTTTTCCCGCGTAGTGCGCGAATTTGCACAGGTGCACAAGGCCGATATCCGCTTTCAACGATCTGCAATCGAAGCTCTTCAGGAAGCTACAGAAGCTTTCTTAGTTGGTTATTTTGAGG ACTGCAACATCAATGCTATTCACGCAAAGAGGGTTACTATTCAAGAGAAGGATTCTCAATTGGCTAGGCGCTACTTTGCGCGCGAGTTACTAGCTTTTCTCTAG
- a CDS encoding PQ loop repeat protein, whose product MVAPSNSRCTELAHPDLINFGVSIFIVVGILVSYLPQHYKIIARRSSRGLSPMFVLLGTVSGTASIANILTLPESTRDMDCCKEIGGFPCAAAMLGIVQIAVQWSCFFFIMLLFLIFFPRASDTVEEQDTDMPTWKEAVLVLGVSIAFFVVSLFGSVVFVYAIPSHVRGWANFLGLLASLLAAIQYLPQIAMTWRLQETGSLSIPMMIIQTPGSFVFAASLYARLGPRGWSAWGLFIFTGFLQGILLTMALSFVWRDRKARQAKGVDVANGGDLGIGTERTPLLDGER is encoded by the exons ATGGTAGCCCCAAGTAACTCAAGATGTACAGAACTCGCCCACCCCGACCTTATCAACTTTGGTGTTTCCAT CTTCATCGTAGTTGGTATCCTCGTGTCGTACCTTCCTCAGCACTATAAGATCATAGCCCGTCGCTCCTCCCGAGGCCTCAGTCCCATGTTCGTCCTGCTCGGGACTGTGTCTGGTACAGCCAGCATCGCCAACATCCTCACGCTGCCTGAGAGCACAAGGGATATGGACTGTTGCAAAGAGATTGGAGGATTTCCTTGTGCAGCTGCCATGTTGGGCATAGTGCAGATTGCAGTGCAATGGTcttgcttcttcttcat TATGCTGCTGTTTCTCATCTTCTTTCCGAGAGCTTCCGACACGGTAGAGGAACAAGACACCGACATGCCGACATGGAAAGAAGCTGTCCTCGTGCTTGGCGTCTCCATCGCCTTCTTCGTCGTTTCCCTCTTCGGCTCCGTCGTCTTCGTATACGCCATTCCCTCTCATGTCCGAGGCTGGGCAAACTTCCTCGGACTCCTCGCCAGTCTTCTAGCCGCTATACAATACCTCCCTCAAATCGCCATGACTTGGAGACTACAAGAGACGGGCAGTCTATCGATACCTATGATGATCATACAAACACCCGGTAGCTTCGTCTTTGCTGCAAGTCTATATGCGCGACTAGGCCCGCGAGGCTGGAGTGCCTGGGGACTGTTCATCTTTACTGGCTTCCTGCAGGGCATCTTGCTAACCATGGCCCTGTCGTTTGTGTGGAGAGACCGCAAAGCTCGACAGGCCAAGGGAGTAGATGTTGCCAATGGAGGCGACCTCGGAATAGGCACGGAACGAACGCCACTCCTTGATGGTGAAAGGTGA